One Rhodohalobacter sp. SW132 DNA segment encodes these proteins:
- the tnpA gene encoding IS200/IS605 family transposase, giving the protein MANTYTQTYIQFVFAVQNRKSLILPDWEHHLYKYITGIIQNKRNKMIAINGMPDHLHMFIGFHTTDSMAGLIQVVKSESSKWITDRGFTDSKFKWQEGFGAFSYSRSQINRVYHYVMNQKQHHKKKTFREEYVHMLEKFGVEYDERYIFKTVEY; this is encoded by the coding sequence ATGGCCAACACATATACGCAAACCTATATTCAATTCGTCTTTGCCGTGCAAAATCGGAAAAGCCTAATTCTGCCTGATTGGGAGCATCATTTATATAAATACATCACCGGCATCATTCAAAACAAACGCAATAAAATGATCGCCATTAATGGCATGCCCGACCACCTTCATATGTTTATCGGTTTTCACACAACCGATTCGATGGCAGGCTTGATCCAGGTTGTAAAGTCCGAATCATCAAAATGGATCACCGATCGGGGGTTTACAGATAGTAAGTTCAAATGGCAAGAAGGTTTTGGCGCTTTTTCATACAGCCGCAGCCAGATCAATCGGGTGTATCATTATGTAATGAACCAAAAACAACACCATAAAAAGAAAACATTCAGGGAAGAATACGTCCACATGCTGGAAAAATTCGGGGTGGAGTATGATGAGAGGTATATATTCAAAACGGTCGAATATTGA
- a CDS encoding glycosyltransferase: MMSKHPQISIAICTFNRADYLKDTLNDLSEQTAATVRFEIIVINNNSSDHTDEVCSEFKEMHPEINFRWVTETEQGLSPARNRAYKEAAADYILYIDDDVHLPQNFTETALQYLSDLPNIKAAGGRIFVSFDESEPDWIPHQLMPMFGLHDLGDSDKIYPRDNFPRGGNMLIHKEVFEKTGLFDPKLGRTGKSLIGSEEKAFFDRVRKAGIELHYLSELQLQHRIGPNRLERDYLKNQSIGIGSSERRRLDGQPARVFGKWCSEMVKLSGSLLLATGHLFRGKLKAAKFILIFRIWVLKGFSGRG, translated from the coding sequence ATGATGAGTAAACACCCACAAATATCCATTGCAATCTGCACGTTCAACCGGGCAGACTATCTTAAGGATACATTAAACGATCTGTCTGAACAAACTGCAGCGACAGTTCGGTTTGAAATTATCGTGATTAACAACAACAGCAGTGATCACACGGATGAAGTCTGTAGTGAGTTTAAAGAAATGCATCCTGAAATCAATTTCAGGTGGGTTACTGAAACGGAACAGGGCCTCTCCCCCGCCCGTAACCGCGCATACAAGGAAGCCGCAGCAGATTACATTTTATATATTGATGATGATGTTCATCTGCCCCAAAATTTCACTGAAACAGCTCTTCAGTATCTCTCCGATCTGCCAAACATAAAAGCAGCGGGCGGACGCATTTTTGTTTCCTTTGATGAATCAGAACCTGACTGGATTCCACATCAGTTGATGCCGATGTTTGGACTGCATGATTTGGGGGATTCCGACAAAATTTATCCCCGGGATAATTTCCCGCGCGGCGGAAATATGCTGATTCATAAAGAGGTGTTCGAAAAAACCGGACTGTTCGATCCAAAACTGGGGCGCACCGGAAAATCTCTGATCGGAAGTGAAGAGAAGGCGTTTTTCGACCGGGTCCGAAAGGCCGGAATCGAGTTGCATTACCTGTCTGAACTTCAGCTCCAACACCGGATCGGGCCGAACCGCTTGGAGAGGGATTATCTCAAAAACCAATCGATCGGTATCGGAAGCAGCGAACGCAGGCGGCTGGATGGTCAGCCTGCAAGGGTTTTTGGAAAATGGTGTTCTGAAATGGTAAAGCTGTCCGGGAGCCTGCTCCTGGCAACAGGTCATCTTTTCCGCGGCAAACTCAAAGCCGCCAAATTTATCCTGATTTTCAGAATTTGGGTGTTGAAGGGGTTTTCCGGGCGTGGGTGA
- a CDS encoding glycosyltransferase: protein MNSENNPLVSVIIPTHNRAELLERALNSVLEQTWENLEIVVVDDASEDYTPELLRKLSEEYDFLKVIRNTSPEKAAASRNIAIKAAKGEFITGLDDDDYWLPERVEYLMGKFEEGFSAVCSYDRMVMDDREVVWKKPSKITLGDLLYYNMVGNQVLTKKEYLQALGGYDEELPSAQDYDLWIRLVQEFGPIRTVIRPLQVVNMEEDRDRITTSDNKMKGYRQCYEKHEHRMSRRHKKYQKYRLKMAADEKVSWVDLFRSVPPKLYIKEITRKLFL from the coding sequence TTGAATAGCGAAAATAATCCACTTGTATCTGTTATTATTCCCACGCACAACCGGGCAGAATTACTGGAACGTGCCCTCAATTCCGTGCTGGAACAGACCTGGGAAAACCTGGAGATTGTGGTGGTGGATGATGCCTCTGAAGATTATACTCCCGAATTGCTCAGGAAACTATCCGAAGAGTATGATTTCCTGAAGGTGATTCGAAATACATCCCCTGAAAAGGCGGCAGCGAGCAGAAATATCGCCATCAAAGCAGCAAAGGGAGAATTCATTACCGGGCTGGATGATGATGATTATTGGCTTCCTGAACGGGTGGAGTACCTTATGGGAAAATTTGAAGAGGGCTTTTCAGCGGTTTGTTCATATGACAGAATGGTTATGGATGATCGTGAAGTGGTTTGGAAAAAACCGTCGAAGATTACTCTGGGTGATCTTCTGTATTATAATATGGTGGGTAACCAGGTTTTGACTAAAAAAGAATATTTACAGGCTCTGGGGGGATATGATGAGGAGCTTCCCTCGGCTCAGGATTACGATCTGTGGATAAGGCTTGTTCAGGAATTCGGGCCGATCCGGACCGTGATCAGGCCTCTTCAGGTGGTGAATATGGAAGAGGATCGTGACCGGATTACAACATCAGACAACAAGATGAAGGGGTACCGGCAGTGCTATGAAAAACACGAGCACAGGATGAGTAGAAGGCATAAAAAATATCAGAAATACCGGTTGAAAATGGCGGCTGATGAAAAGGTTAGCTGGGTTGATCTGTTTCGGTCGGTACCGCCAAAACTCTACATTAAAGAAATTACGCGCAAGTTGTTCTTATGA
- a CDS encoding ATP-grasp fold amidoligase family protein, translating into MIKPILNKLFWGVFRHFLSDKQYAKFRYWLEFGRVPDIENPERFTEKIQHIKLYQRTELRKLVADRIRVRSYVAEKIGEKHLIPLIGNYDQLTKEVWRTLPEKFVLKANHGCKMNKIVSQKNEEAFQEVQKLTTEWQELDYSSIGREWVYKDLPRTIVVEELLKNAEGKIPKDYKFFCFHGKVELVQVDFDRYENHSRNLYDRDFNLLPVRLVHENYEGNIVKPSQLDQAVMIAETLSADFDFIRVDLFLIKGTVFFGELTNYPANGFQPFTPDSYDFFFGDKLQLDPVIHS; encoded by the coding sequence ATGATCAAACCCATTCTAAATAAACTTTTTTGGGGTGTTTTTCGGCATTTTTTATCAGATAAGCAGTACGCGAAATTCAGATATTGGTTGGAGTTTGGCCGGGTGCCGGATATCGAAAACCCTGAACGATTCACGGAAAAAATTCAGCATATTAAACTTTATCAAAGAACGGAACTCCGAAAACTCGTGGCCGACCGGATTCGTGTTCGATCGTATGTTGCCGAAAAAATTGGAGAAAAACACCTGATACCGCTGATTGGAAATTATGATCAGCTCACCAAAGAGGTTTGGAGAACGTTACCTGAAAAATTTGTATTGAAAGCCAACCACGGCTGTAAAATGAACAAGATTGTCTCCCAAAAAAATGAGGAGGCGTTTCAGGAGGTTCAGAAATTAACAACAGAGTGGCAGGAACTGGATTATTCATCTATCGGCAGAGAGTGGGTTTACAAGGATTTGCCCCGGACTATAGTTGTGGAAGAGCTGCTTAAAAATGCTGAGGGCAAAATCCCAAAAGACTATAAATTCTTCTGTTTTCATGGTAAAGTAGAGTTGGTACAGGTTGATTTTGATCGCTATGAAAACCATAGCCGAAACTTGTATGACCGGGACTTCAATCTGCTTCCTGTTCGATTGGTTCATGAGAATTATGAGGGGAATATCGTAAAACCATCTCAGCTTGATCAGGCGGTTATGATTGCTGAAACATTGTCTGCAGATTTTGATTTCATCCGTGTGGATCTTTTCCTGATAAAAGGCACTGTATTTTTTGGTGAACTAACAAACTACCCTGCAAACGGTTTCCAGCCGTTTACTCCCGATTCCTACGATTTCTTTTTTGGTGATAAACTGCAGCTTGATCCAGTCATTCACTCATAA